A stretch of DNA from Phycisphaerales bacterium AB-hyl4:
AGCCAGTCCGACTCCGGCCGCTTCTCCACGCCCTCGTCATGACGCTCGACGCTGTTGCCATTCTGGTAGCGGTGCCACTTGCTCAAGGTGCGGCGGTTGTAGACGCACCGGCCAAGGTAAGCCGGATTTTCGAGAATCGGCAGGATGGTCTGCACCGTAAACCGACTGCCGCGCGAGGTGCGGAAGCCGGCCGCATTGATCGCGTCGCGCAGCTCCCGCGTCGGCTTGCCGGCCGCGTAGTCGCTGAACATCTTTTGCAACGCTCGCACCCGCTCGGGCATCGACGGCACCAGCGTGCATTGCTCGTGATCCTGCTTCTGATACCGCCGGCCCTTGGGCAGTTGCTCGCGAACATCGCCGGTGGTCGGATCAAGCACGGCCTGCGTCCCGGCGTCCAGGTCACGGACGATGCGGCGCGGCGTGCCATCGTCGCCCAGGATGAGCCGGTCATAACCAAAGGGGATCGGCCCGCCCGGCCAGAAGCCACGCTGCACGCGGTGAGCGATGCCCCGGATGGTGTCGCGCGAGAGCTTGCGCAGGTAATCGCCGTTCTGGTGATGTTCGACGTAGCTCATCAAGCCGGCCGCAAAGCCGCCCTGCGACTCCTGCCCCGTCGCCGCGTACATGACGCGCTTGCCCGCTTCCGTTAGCCGGCGTTCCAACAGCATGCCGTCGAGCGGATCTTTCGGCCGGGCCAGCCGGTTGCGGTCCCAGGTCAGCACCACGTCGACGTCCTGCCGATGCGCGGCGTCGGCCAGCAATTGCTCCAGGCCCGGCCGGCGCAGATCACTGCCGCTGATCGCGTCATCGCTGTAAACGGCCACGAGCTGCCAGCCCTTGCTCGCGGCGAACGCTTCGAGCTGCGCCTGCTGCTGTTGCAGAGATTCTTCCTGGCGGTCTGATGAACGACGGATATAGCCGATGGCCTGCGTCATGCTGAATTGCTCCCGGTGTGCGTGCGTCGCTGGCTGCGTTTGAACAAAGATACACCAGCTTGAGCCCGCGCGCACTCAGCCGCCGCGAACTTTTCGCCTTCCCGTTGATACCGCGCCTGCCGCAACTTCACCCGCTCGGTGAATTCCGCATCATTCCAGCCGTACTCTTTCACGGTGTCCTTCACCATCGCCAAATGCGTCTCCAAATCGAGCATCTCGCCCGGCTCGATCAAATCGCCTTGCCGGTCGGCCGCCACGAGCGAAGTGAGATAGCCCAGCAACTGCTTGCACAACTGCTCCCGATCTGCCTTGACGGCCTTGGCCCGAATCAGCGGCATGGCATGTTGCGCACCGGTGTAGCCCGCCTGCACCACCGGCCACCAGGGCAGCAGTTTCTGCCGCGTGTGATGCTTGGCCGGATCATCAACCATGCGTAGCCATTGGCCGGTGAAGTACGCCCACAGGTTCGGCGTTAGTTGCTCCAGATCTTCGAACGTGTCCACGCCCAGCGCCTTGATGCCCTCACGCTTGGCTTCAAACTCCACGCGGATGATGCGGTGATCGTCAGCCACCGACTGCACGCCCCATACGTCATACATCCAGATTTTCTTCCCGCCCCTGGCGATGATTTCCAGCGGCTTGTCGTACATTCGGCCCATGATCTTGCCCTTGCCGATCTGCAACCCGGTGCGGCGCAACTTGCTGAAAAAAGGCACGCGATACTCCGCCCGGCTCACGACATACTCGCGCAACTCGCGGTCCCAGGCAGCGACTGGCAGCAGCACGTCCACGCACAGGTCCGCCCGGCTCACCTTGCACGCCATCACCTTGCCCCCGGCCGCGTCGATCAGATCATGTACCCGCTGTACCACCGACGCCGGCCCATGCGTCCAGAGGGTTTCGGATCGAATGGTGACCATCACGCCCGGCCGACTCGTCGGCGTCGGCGAATGACCGACCGACCAACTCATCGATCCGCTGTTGAGCAGGTAGGCGTGCCCGCTCGTGCCGTGGGGCTTGACCGTGAACAGCCAGGCAGCCGAACCATCGTCGAGCATGATGCGGCCCGGCACCTCGGCATCGTTGCCCGCCGCTTCCTGCTTCAACTCGGCCAGCTTGTACAGCAGCCGCTCATCGAGCCAGTGCACATCCAGCGCCAGCACCAGCGAATCGATGCCACACGCCAGCACCCTTGCAGGCTCACCAGGTGACAAGCGCACGTTTGAAGGGGGGCTGATAGTCACTTGCCCCCCTTGCCGGGGCCCGAGCGGTCGCCGTCGGTTGGGAGCCTCCCCGCTGCCGCGGGGCCCCCTCCCAAGCCGCCGCCGCCCGCTCGGTCCGCGGAACCTTCACAGTCGACAATCGCACCCCCTCCCGTCCCCCGGTCCCCGGGGGAGCCCCCCGGAAGCCCGTTGCGGGTCAGACGGCGCACCAGCATCGACGCCAGCAGGCGGCGCACACGGTCGGCGGCGGCGTGTTGTTCGGAGTCGGTGCGTTCAGCTACGACGTAGGCGATTTGCCAGTCGGTCGAACCATCGCCGCAGCCAGGTGCCGCGCTGGTTGCGGGCATTGGCACGCTCGGCCGACTTGGGCCGGGGCATGGGGATGCGGACTGATGGCGGTTCCGACTCATAAGAATCGGAGACTACGGCCGAAAGCAGCAAATGAGCGTGACGGCCCGCCGGGGCAACTTTGTCACGGTCCAAATGTATGTCCCAGAAGCGCTTAGCCCGATGCACCGCCTGACGCCAGGCTTCCTCCCCATCGGGCAAATCGGCGTCGATGGCATGCGGATCGCCGGTGCGGTCCTTCTCCATCGCATCGAACAGCCGCCGCACGTCCACCGGCCGCAGCTTGTGGCCCAGCGATTCACTCATGACGACGATGTGCGCCGCCAGCCGGGCCTTGACGTTGGCCCGTTCCTGGCTGGTATCTGGATGGCCGAGATACGCCTGGGCGACCAGCGTGCCGGCCAGTTCGTCGCGCTCCATGCCGAATCGCTGCACCTGCCTGCCGATCGCCGGATCGCCCAGCACAGTCTTGTCCAGACGCAGCAGCTTGTCCAGTGCGACCCGATCACCGCGTCGCGCCTTGGCGTAAAGCCGCGTCGGTGATTCGCCATACTCCAACATGGCCGGTACGACGACCAGCATGCAGAACTGGACTTCAGGTAAAGTCATTGCCTTGTCCATGTCCACCTCCGGCAGCGGGTCAACATCAGCAACCACGGCTGCCAGATCAGACAAGTGCTCAAAGTACATGCGCTGCAACGCCTCGTTGATGAACGCCTGCACGATCGCTATCGCTGCCGGCGGCGCGTCATCTAGCATCGCCAGCTTGTCGAGCCCTGGGCGTGCCTGGCGCATTTCAAGAAAGCGCCCCATCTGCGGCATCACCTCCGGCATGCCATCGGGCCAGAACGTGGACCGCACCACTCGCCGCATGCGATCCGGATCACGGTAGAGGCGCAGCCAGTAAGACGAGCCCTGCACTTTGTTGAGCTTGCGGCCCGCCGCTCCGGATCGGATCAGGTTCACCCAGTCGATGGAAAGCGGTGCCCCGGCAGCCAGTTGCTGAGCGACAACGGCAACCATGATGGGCTTCCCGACAGCCCATCGATGAAGATAGTGAACTGCTGATAAGTCGAATGTCATTTTGATCGCGCGCGAAAGCTCTCGCCCTACGATTCGGGCGGCAGGCTGTCCCGAAATTTTACAAACTCGGGATGACCGCGAATGTTGTCGAAATCGGAATCATGATCGAGTTCTTCGCGAGTGGTATGCGAATCGAGCGCACGCCACGCTTCTAAGGCACGGACGGTTTCGACCACTTGATCGTGCATAGCTCTAGCGCAGGCGATATTGAAGTACGCCTTGGCTTTTTGTTCGACCGGGGCGTCGGGCAGGTCGATCACCGCCGAGAAGTCGTCGATCGCCCGCTGTACGTCGCCGTCCTCGCCACGCTGGCCGTATGTAATGCCACGGTTGTTGAGGGCTTGGGCCTTCTGCTCGGCCGGGGCGTCGGGCAGATTGATCACCGCCGAGAAGTCGTCGATCGCCCGCTGTACGTCGCCGTCCTCGCCACGCTGGCCGTATGTAATGCCACGGTTGTTGAGGGCTTGGGCCTTCTGCTCGGCCGGGGCGTCGGGCAGATTGATCACCGCCGAGTAGTCGTCGATCGCCCGCTGTAAGTCGCCGTCCTCACCACGCTGCCCGTACATAACGGCGCGGTTGTTGAGGGCCCTGGCCTTTTGCTCGGCCGGAGCGTCGGGCAGATCGATCACCGCCGAGTGGTCGTCGATTTTCCGCTGTACGTCGCCGTCCTCGCCGCGCTGGCCGTATGTAACGCCGCGTCTGTTAAGGGCCCTGGCCTTCTGCTCGACCGGGGCGTCGGGCAGGTCGATCACCGCCGAGTAGTCGGCAATCGCCCGCTGGAAGTCGCCGTCCCCGCCACGCTGCCCGTACGCAATGCCGCGATTGTTGAAGGCTCTGGCCTTCTGCTCGACCGGGGCGTCGGGCAGGTCGATCACCACCGAGAAGTCGTCGATTTTCCGCTGTACGTCGCCGTCCTCGCCACGCTGGCCGTATGTAAAGCCGCGGCTGTTGAGGGCCTTAGCCTTCTGCTCGACCGGTGCGTCGGGCAGATCGATCACCGCCGAGAAGTCGTCAATCGCCCGCTGCACGTCGCCGTCCTCGCCGCGCTGGCCGTATGTAATGCCACGGTTGTTGAGGGCCAAGGCCTTCTGCTCGGCCGGGGCGTCGGGCAGATCGATCACCGCCGAGTAGTCGTCGATTTTCCGCTGCACGTCGCCGTCCTCACCACGCTGCCTGTATGCAACACCGCGGTTGAAGAGGGCCTTGGCCTTCTGCTCGGCCGGGCTGTCGGGCAGGTCGATCACCGCCGAGAAGTCGTCGATCGCCCGCTGCACGTCGCCATCCTCGCCACGCTGGCCGTACGTAATACCGCGGCTGTTGAGGGCTTGGGCCTTCTGCTCGACCGGGGCGTCGGGCAGGTCGATCACCGCCGAGTAATCGTCGATTTCCCGCTGCACGTCGCCATCCTCGCCACGCTGGCCGTACGTAATACCGCGGCTGTTGAGGGCCTTCGCCTTCTGCTCGACCGGGGCGTCGGGCAGGTCGATCACCGCCGAGTGGTCGTCGATTTCCCGCTGCACGTCGCCGTCCTCGCCACGCTCGCCGTAGGTAATGCCACGGTTGAAGCGGGCCTGGGCCTTCAACTCGACCGGTGCGTCGGGCAGGTCGATCACCGCCGAGTAGTCGTCGATTTCCCGCTGCACGTCGCCGTCCTCACCACGCTCGCCGTACATAACTCCGCGGTTGAAGCGGGCCTTCGCCTTCTGCTCGACCGGTGCGTCGGGCAGGTCGATCACCGCCGAGTAATCGTCGATTTCCCGCTGCACGTCGCCGTCCTCACCACGCTCGCCGTACATAACGGCGCGGTTGTTGAGGGCCTGGGCCTTCAGCTCGACCGGTGCGTCGGGCAGATCGATCACCGCCGAGTAGTCGTCGATTTCCCGCTGTAAGTCGCCGTCCTCACCACGCTGCCCATACGCGATGCCGCGGTTGAAGAGAGCCTTGGCCTTCTGCCCGGTCGGGGCGTTGGGCCGGTCGATCACAGCCGAGAAGTCGTCGATCGCCCGCTGCACGTCGCCGTCCTCGCCACGCTGGCCGTATGCAACACCGCGATTGTAGAGGGCTTTGGCCTTTTGCTCGGTGGTGGCGTCGGGCATGTCGATTATGCGCTTCCAGCCCTGAATCGCATTGGTCAGTTCTCCATTCAGAGCGGCTCGAAGCGCATGATTCATAAGGTTTGCGACGCTCGCGGTCATTTCGGTTTGGTCTGAAGATTCTTCTGTCGAACTCGCTGCATCGGAGAAATAGTGACTCTGCGCTTCCTTGAGGGAAACAATCGTCCGGTTTAATGTGGTCTGCGGTGAGTCAATATCCTCAATTGACTCACCAGTGGCCTTCTCACCGCGTACCTTACCACTGGTACGACTGGTGGTTGAGTTCTTTTCTTCAGGCAACGTGATGCCTTGTATTTCTTCGATCAGACCTTGGAGGGGGTTAAAAAGAACCGAGGGCCAGCTTCCGAGGCCAAGACCTCGATGTAGATTGAGGAGTGCCCCATCTGCCCCGCCACGAGGCAACGGAACATAAAACCGGTTGCTCGTATCTTGACTCAGAAGTTTGACGACCTCTTCACGAAGACCACCTGCGCCGGCCTCGTCCGGATCGTGCATATCGCACCAATAAAGGTTGCCATCGAATCGGCCGCACTCCTGCAACGCCGCCATTGTTGTATCCGGCCAACCACCGTAGCCGATGACAATAACACCATGCTTTTCGAAGTATTGTGTCAGCGCGCCCCGGTTTTGACGTGCAAGACGCGTCATTTCTGCTGATGTGTTGGCAAGAAAATAGCGGTGAATGCTGCCATGCGTATAGATCAGGTGGATCGCTCCATCAGACCCATCGTCTGGAGGAACAATGCCTTGTTCTGGCTGATCCGTCATGAAGTAGAGTTGATTGACGAGTTGCAAGCCACGTTGGAGGAGGGGGTCGAAATTAGTCGTAAAAATCGTGTGGCAGAACGGCCGTCTAAATGTATCTCGATGCGCATCACGGTGTTGCTCTCGGAGAATCGAACCAAGCGCAACGTGGCCCATGTTCATTTCACGGCCGATTCGTCGAACGACGTCACGAAGGTAATCGCGCTGTAGCGAAGGCATGTTCAATCCCGCGCGGACGTCGCCTCGCATCATCGCCTGATACGCTTTCCCGATGTTGTCACCACTTGGCCTGGGCAGTCCATCACCCTCTGACAACTCAAACGCCCTATTTGTCTGCTGATGTATTTCCTTCCACATCTTCTTTGCGTAATCATCCAACGCTGGGTCAGCGTCACTGGCTGCTTGGAACGGCTCTTCGGGAGCCGAAATCATTTCCTTACGCATCAGCCACCACGGGACGTCGCGTCGAACCATCTGGGTAGCAGTGGGAACTAATGGAAAGCTCATCCCGGCCCCGAGAAGCAACGTGTAGGCCGCACCAGGTTGATCAGACCGCCGGCGGAGACTGGTTGAGACGTTCTCAACCAGGTCGGCAAGCGACATTGTGGCAAAAGGCAGTTCAGGCATGGCGTAAAGCTCCCGGTTCGCTCATCCAAGGGTGAATCGTACCAGAGAATAAAATTCAGCATTGAGCGAGGAGAAGCGGCGGTTATTGTCAACGCAGGGAATCGCTAGACGGCGGCTCTATAGCAAAAATTATTGGCACGAATCAAATTAGCCGAATCGAATCCACCCCCCGCTATTCCAGCTAAGAAAGGGACTTGCGTTTACGCGAGTCCCTTTTTTTATGCCCATTTCGAGGCCGGTTGTACATCAATTTGTACATCACCGCCGGGCAAACATGGAAAGGAACTCGCCGATTCACCGTCCATTCCGGCGGAGGTTTCGAATCATGGCGAGTCTGATCAAACGCGAGAAAACTTACTACCTTCAAGACCGCATCGGCGGCAAGCTCAAACGCTGGAGCCTCAAGACCTCGGCCTACCAAGTCGCCAAGGAACGGCTACGGCAGTACGAATCCGCCCAGGCCCAGGGCATTGACAACCCGCTGCACACCCGCACGCCCATCGGCCAGGTGCTCGAGGCCTACGCCAAGCACATCCGGGCCAGCAAGACGCCCAAGATGGCCCAGACCCTGCCGTTACAGGGCGAGTAACCGATTTTCAGCCGCCATGGGCTGCGGATTCTCCCCGGCAGGCTGGTGGGTCGCCTCGCAATATGTTTTATCCGACGTTGATTTCCTTTCGCCCCGGACCAATGATTAAGCGATGCCCCGGGGGGCTACGCTCGGTTTGCGCCCACGGCAAGCGGCCGATGAGCATCTCAGCCTTGTTTAGAAACAGTCATGCCTGAAAAACCTCCTACGGCCGTGGCAGGCGAAGGTCACCCGCCCTACGAAGAAGAGTTCCGAGTCATCGGCCATATCCTTGAGCGGGACGCCGAACCGATCATGGAACGCTGGTACGAGCGGGCCACTGAGGAGCAGGTGCATGCGGACTCAGGCCAGCGCAGCGCGGTAATGAACGAGTTGCTGCACATGCTCCAGTCGCTGGGCCAGCAGCTCAAGGAGCAGGACCGCCCCGCGATGACGCATGCGGCCGACATCGCCCGGGAGCATGGGAAGCAACGGTCCGGCCTCGGGTGGGACATCGTGGAACTGGTGCGGGACTACGAGATTCTGCACGGCGTGATGCTGGAGCATCTGGGCCAAATGCTGGACAAGCGGTTGACCTATCGCCAGGCAATGATCATCGCCACGGTGGTCGACGGCACCACCGGCAGCGCAGTCGAAGCCTTCAGCGAGGTCATGCAGCAGCGGCTGGAGCAGCGGGCCGAGCAGCTCCGACGCCTGGCCATGGAATTGGCGCAGACCGAGCACCGCGAGCGTCGCCGGCTGGCCCAGTTGCTCCACGACAACCTCCAGCAACTCCTGGTGGCGATCCAACTCCAGGTCGACGGCCTGCCACACGAAGCCGACCGGCCGCGTTTCCTGAAGCAGATCCAACACGTCCAGAACCTGGTCAGCGAGGCGAGCGAGGCCTCGCGTTCGCTGACCGGCCAGCTCAGCCCGCCGCTGCTTTACGAGGTGGGCCTTGTGGCGGCCCTGCGGTGGCTGGCCCGCCAGATGCTTAAGAACCACAACCTCAAGATCCACCTTCAAACCGATGACCAGATCGAGGTGCCCGATGAGGCGACGCGGGTCACCTTGTTCGAGGGGGCGCGGGAGCTGCTGCTGAACGTGGCCAAGCACGCGCAGGCCGGCGAGGCCTGGGTGCGCGTGGAGCAGACGGAGCAGCAGGTGCGGCTGACGGTGGAGGATCATGGGGCAGGGTACGAGTCCGGGCAACCCGCAAGGGAATCGGACCCGTCGGGCTTCGGGCTGGCGAACATTCGAGAGCGGATGCAGTGGCTCGGCGGGTCCATGCACGAGGCGTCGGCCCCGGGCGAAGGCACGCGGACCGTCTTGGAGGCACCGCGTCAACCTGCCCCGGAAAGCAAGGCCGAGCCTGATGCGGCCAACGCGTCGGCCCCGGGGTGCAAACCGGCGGGGAACGGCGCGGCGTCGCCGGAGGCGGGCAGTCGATGCCGGGTCTTGGTCGTCGATGATCACCACGTGGTGCGCCAGGGACTCGTGCGGCTGATCACCGAGGCGCCGGATTTCGAGGTGATCGCGGAGGCCGGCGACGGCGTGGAGGCCGTGGAAATGGCGCACGAACATCGTCCGGACGTGATCGTGATGGACGTGACCATGCCCCGGATGGACGGTGTTGAAGCCACCCGTCGGATCGCCGAGGAGCTTCCCGACATCCGCATCATCGGCCTTTCCCTCCATGCCGAGGAGGACATGGCCCAGCGGATGCGCAACGCCGGCGCCCACGCCTACCTCAACAAGTCCGGCCCGATGGAAGAGCTGCTGGCGGCGATGCGGGACGGCCGCCCCGCGTAGGCGGCGGTGCTGGTGGCGTGGCGGTGACTCCACGTGAGCCGACGCCCCTCAACCAAGCCAAGGCCAACCATCCACCACATGTTCGACGTTGCCTGCGGCTACGCCACATGTCTGTACGACACAAGCCGCGTGTAAACAGGTATAGCTGAATCGAATCCACCCCCCGCTACTTTTTAGCTTAAAGGGGCTTGCGGCCACGCGAGCCCCTTTTTTTACGCGCGTGTTAGGGGCCTTTGTCCCCCAAACTGACCCCCGCACGCCAACCAAGAGACTTACCGAGAAACGAATCGTTCGATTGCCCGGAGGTTCCTTCATCATGGCTTGTCTCAAGAAGCGCGGCACCACTTACTACGCTCAATATTACGTCGGCCGAAAGCAGCGACGCGTCATCGGGGTGACAGCGTGGTGGCAGTGCTGGCGTGGGGCTGGGGCGTTTCTTGTTTGTGGTTTGCCGTTGGGGGCTTGAGGAGGTGGAGCAGCCTAGGCTCGACATGGAGGTGATGCACGGATGCGAAGCATGATGGTGCCATGGCAGGCCGGCGACTGGATGGGGGCGATGTATGCGCGTGTTCCGCCGAGGGTGATCGCGTCGACGGATCGGGTGTTGCAGTGCGGCTCAGCGTTGGCGCGGGGGCGGATGCCGGCGGTCTGCTATGAAGGGGCGTTGGCGGAGACGGGGGAGCGGGGGCGTGTGGCGGTGGTGGATGCTCAGCCGTCGGTGACGCATTTCGTGCAGCGGCTGTTTGCCGAGCCGGTCGAGCCGACGCCGGCGGGCGTGGTGACGTGGCTGCGGCTTAGCGAGGGGCTGGATCGGCTGGCGGACGAGTCGGATCTGGTGTTGGCGCGGTTGCATGGCGGGCTCGGCCGACGGCGGCTGGGTGACGCATACCTGCGCGTGCCCGAGGCGGTGGCGTGCCGGGCGGCGCTGCCTGCAGAGGGGGCGTTGCCGGTGCGGGCGAAGCGAGGGCAGGCCCGGAACCTGCGCGTGCTGCGCCGTTCAGGGTTGGGGTGGGATGTATCGCATGACGCTTGCGACTTCGTGCGCTTTTACGAGCGGATGTATGTGCCGTTCGCTGAGCATCGATTTGGTGAGATGGCGTATGTGCGTGGCATGCAGCGGCTGCGCAGTCACTTCCTGCGCGGCGGGCTGATTCGGGTGATGGACGATGGGCAGTGGGTGGGCGGCGTGGTGTATGGCGTTGATAGTGGATGCTTGCGTGTGTGGGTGGTGGGTCTGGCTGAAGGTGATACGGCCCTGCTGGAACGCGGGGTGATGACGGCGAACTGGGCCTTCGCGTTTGAGCGTGCGCAACAACTCGGCCTGACGTCTTGCCACATGGGGCTGAGTCGGCCGACGTTGAACGATGGCGTGCTGGTCTACAAGAAGCGGTGGGGCGCGGCATTGGGCGATCGGCAGCCGACGCATTGCGATCTGTTTGCGCGGTGGGACCGTTTCAATGCGACGGTGCGGCGGTGGCTGCAAGTCAGCCCGATGCTGTTTCATGATGACGGTCGACTGTCGGGGCTGACGGGGGTGGATGAGCCGACTGAGTGTGAGGGGTTGGAGCGGTTGGCGGTTGAACTGGCGATGCCTGGCATGCGGCGGTTGTGCGTCGTGTCGCCGGGCGTTGAGCGGGCGCAGCGTTGCGAGATGCGTGACGAGCGCGTGCGCGAGTTGGCGGTGCAGGTCGTGCCGGCGGGGTCGTCGGCGGAACTGGTCACGCTGTTGGGCACGGCCGGGGGCGAATGAAAAAGCCAGACTTCGGCGATTGCCAGTGGACCTGCTGAAGCGGGGCGCATAGGCATAGCATGCTGAGTAGATGTTGATGAAGGCGCGTCGTTGAAGACGCAAGGTTGCGTGCCGACCGGTTTCGGCGAGATGCACGGTCGAAGTGGTTCGTCCACAAAAGCGGAAAGCGGGAGTCGATGAATTGCATGGCATGGACCGAACCTGGCGGACCCCACACGCGAACGTCGAGCGGCGTTGCGCCGGAGAAGAACTTGAATGGCGACGGTGTTGATGCCGACGTGGAAGTGTGTGACAAAGACGAGCGGGCGATCACCGATCGGCCGCGGGTGAAGCGGCGCGTGCTGGTGCTGTGTGGCGACGTGGCGGGGAATCTAGGCGACCATGCGATATTGAAAGCGGTATGTGACACGTTGCGCGCGGCCGACCCGGCGATCGCGTTGCGGTTGACGGTGACGTGTTCGAATCGCGCGACGGCTCGACGGTCGTTCCGTGCGACGACGTTGCCGACCGGCTGGCGGGCCTGGCCGGGGCTGTGGCGTGCGGCGCGGCGGAGCGATCTGGTGATCTGTGGCGGGGGCGGGCTGTTTCAGGATGACGACAGCCTCGTGAAGATGCCGTACTGGGCGGCGCGGGTGATGGTGGCGAAGTCGGGCTGCGCACGGGTGGCGGGGGTGTCGCTGGGGGTCGGGCCGTTGAAGGCATGGGTGAGCCGGGCGGCGGGACGGGCGGCGCTGCGTCGGCTTGACCCAGTGTCGGTGCGGGATTCGCGGGCGCAATCGTTGGCGAGCACGTTGACGGATCGGCCGGTGTCGGTCGTGCCGGACCCGGCGATGTTGCTGAAGCCCGCGTCGGAGGCGTCGGCGTCGGCGGTGTTGGCGGCGCATGGTGTGCCGTTGGACGGTCGGCCGCTGATCGGAGTGACGGCGCGGCGATGGTTTCCGCCGCGGGCGCGTGTCGTGCCGTATCGACTGGCGTGGCGTTGGCGTGGCGTGGGCGAACGTGAGCGGGCTAACAATCGGCGGTTGGCGGGTTTGCTCGCCGTGGCGTTGGACCGGGTAGTCGAGCGTTGCGGGGGACATGTGGTGTTTTTGCCGAGCTACAACTGTCCGCATGAGGCCGACGACGCGTTGTGTGAACTTGTGGGCGAGCAGTTGCGGCGATCGTCGTGGTCGCTGATCCGCCTCGACTCGCCGACGGTTTACAAGGCGGTGACGGCGAAGCTGTCGGTCATGCTCGGCGGACGAATGCATCCGACGCTGCTTGCCGCGAGCGTCGGTACGCCGGTGGTGGGGCTGGCGTACAACCCGAAATTCCATGGTCTGTTCGATCTACTCGGCCTCGAAGGTCGTGTGATTGATGTTCTCGATTTCGTCGAACACCAACTTGTCGCGCAACTCGTTGAGACGGTTGAGCGCGCGATGTGCGACGGAGCGGAAACGAAGCCAGATGGTGAGCCGGGTCTGGCTGGGCGTGTCGACGACCTCGCGGAGCAGACGCGAACATTCCTTCAATCGCTTGTCAGGACGATCCGATGAATTACCTCGCTCAATGCCAGGCATGCATCAGTGCGCACTATGCGTTGAAATATGATTTCAAGCAGATTCGGCGCATCCAGTGGCAGAGGCTGCGTCGGCTGGTGACCGAGGCGTACCTGTCCATCCCGTATTATCGTCAACGGCTGGATGAAGCGGGCGTTGAGCCGAGCGATCTGCAAAGTCTTGACGACCTGCATCGCCTGCCGGTGATGACGAAGGCGGACTTCCAGTCGGCGGACCCGCGTTCGCTGCTCAGCCAGCGTATTTTGCCAGCCCGCCTGGTGCGCGAGCAGACTAGCGGTTCAAGCGGTCGGCCGTTTGTGATGTACTTTGATGAGGCGTACCGCCGAATGCGCAAGGCGTTGTTCCTGCGCGCGTTGGTGGACTGCGGCTATCGGCCGGGCCAGCGATTGCTGATCGTCACGTCGAGGGAAAAGACCGGCGTGCCGGCGTGGATGGGCTGGCGGTATGTCAGCTACAAAGACCCGCCACATCACAACATCGAGCAGCACAACAGCATACGGCCGCACGTGCTTTATGGCTGGGTCACACCCATGCGGCAGATGGCCGAGGTTATTCGTAACAAAGGCTTGGTCGTGCATCGGCCCAACGTTTTGATCACCACGGCCGAAACACTTGACCCGCCCACGCACCGCCTACTCGGCGAAGCGTTCGGCTGCCCCGTTTATGAGATCTACGGCCTGACCGAAACGGGCACGGTTGCCTGGCAGTCGCCGAGTCAGCCGCACTTTCGCATTTCACACGAGTCGATGATCGTCGAGTTTCTGTCCGGGCCCGACGCCGGCCCGGCACGCCGGCTGGTGGTGACCAACCTGGGCCTGCGGTCGATGCCTTTCATCCGCTACGACACGGGCGACCTCGCCATTCCAATCGCGGCGCAGGCGTCGGCAACGGCAACCGACGCCGCCGCGACGTTGCCTGCGATCGAGCGTGTTGATGGCCGACATGTGGATTGCGTTCGACTCGGCGACGGTCGCATTGTTTC
This window harbors:
- a CDS encoding polysaccharide pyruvyl transferase family protein, translated to MAWTEPGGPHTRTSSGVAPEKNLNGDGVDADVEVCDKDERAITDRPRVKRRVLVLCGDVAGNLGDHAILKAVCDTLRAADPAIALRLTVTCSNRATARRSFRATTLPTGWRAWPGLWRAARRSDLVICGGGGLFQDDDSLVKMPYWAARVMVAKSGCARVAGVSLGVGPLKAWVSRAAGRAALRRLDPVSVRDSRAQSLASTLTDRPVSVVPDPAMLLKPASEASASAVLAAHGVPLDGRPLIGVTARRWFPPRARVVPYRLAWRWRGVGERERANNRRLAGLLAVALDRVVERCGGHVVFLPSYNCPHEADDALCELVGEQLRRSSWSLIRLDSPTVYKAVTAKLSVMLGGRMHPTLLAASVGTPVVGLAYNPKFHGLFDLLGLEGRVIDVLDFVEHQLVAQLVETVERAMCDGAETKPDGEPGLAGRVDDLAEQTRTFLQSLVRTIR
- a CDS encoding phenylacetate--CoA ligase family protein, coding for MNYLAQCQACISAHYALKYDFKQIRRIQWQRLRRLVTEAYLSIPYYRQRLDEAGVEPSDLQSLDDLHRLPVMTKADFQSADPRSLLSQRILPARLVREQTSGSSGRPFVMYFDEAYRRMRKALFLRALVDCGYRPGQRLLIVTSREKTGVPAWMGWRYVSYKDPPHHNIEQHNSIRPHVLYGWVTPMRQMAEVIRNKGLVVHRPNVLITTAETLDPPTHRLLGEAFGCPVYEIYGLTETGTVAWQSPSQPHFRISHESMIVEFLSGPDAGPARRLVVTNLGLRSMPFIRYDTGDLAIPIAAQASATATDAAATLPAIERVDGRHVDCVRLGDGRIVSPFELTTAMEAVPGVSRYQIVQERTDVFTVRYVPGGDGDSSAGVTEQAARNVLGEVVGTDVQINVQAMTSLDPPPGQKFRVVQSRLAQAHTEGVLA